From one Acidobacteriota bacterium genomic stretch:
- a CDS encoding nucleotidyl transferase AbiEii/AbiGii toxin family protein, with protein sequence MKEQALSLVRGTKDPGQGLNLLREYLQTLILRSLHECEAFRNLAFVGGTALRFLHNLPRYSEDLDFSLESENGYAGMEWMAKIKRDLSLAGFDPHVTWNDSTTIHTGWVRLAGILYDTGISGAPGQKLAIKLEIDTRPPGGARCEKTIITRTVTFLVQHYDLPSMMAGKLHAAITRKYVKGRDWYDLLWYLSQRPPVEPNLPLLQNALDQTHRPAKYDAREWQSLVIRRLASIDIKDIAGDVQPFLEHPQDASLLTRENLSGLLSARK encoded by the coding sequence ATGAAGGAGCAGGCGCTGTCGCTCGTACGTGGAACGAAAGACCCGGGGCAGGGACTCAACCTGCTGCGCGAATACCTGCAGACGCTCATCCTGCGCTCTCTGCATGAGTGCGAGGCTTTCCGCAACCTGGCATTCGTCGGCGGCACCGCGCTGCGCTTTCTCCATAACCTGCCGCGCTATTCGGAAGATCTCGATTTCTCGCTGGAGTCTGAAAACGGCTATGCGGGCATGGAGTGGATGGCCAAGATCAAACGCGATCTCTCCCTGGCGGGCTTCGATCCCCACGTCACCTGGAACGACAGCACGACCATTCATACCGGATGGGTCAGGCTGGCAGGGATTCTTTATGACACCGGCATTTCCGGAGCGCCGGGGCAGAAACTGGCCATCAAGCTGGAAATCGACACCCGACCGCCCGGAGGCGCCCGGTGTGAAAAAACCATCATCACGCGCACGGTGACTTTTCTCGTCCAGCACTACGATCTGCCGTCCATGATGGCGGGCAAGCTTCATGCGGCCATCACGCGCAAATACGTCAAGGGCCGCGACTGGTACGACCTGCTGTGGTATCTGTCGCAACGCCCGCCGGTTGAACCGAACCTCCCCTTGCTTCAGAACGCCCTGGACCAGACTCATCGTCCGGCCAAATACGATGCCCGCGAGTGGCAGAGCCTGGTGATCCGGCGCCTGGCGTCCATCGACATCAAGGACATCGCCGGCGACGTCCAGCCCTTCCTGGAACACCCTCAGGACGCTTCCCTCCTGACCAGGGAGAACCTGTCCGGATTGCTTTCAGCCCGCAAATGA